A portion of the Cryptomeria japonica chromosome 5, Sugi_1.0, whole genome shotgun sequence genome contains these proteins:
- the LOC131876071 gene encoding receptor-like protein EIX1: protein MATVSFCIKMMIMFHLHFSVVNACRNDERSYLLDFKGGLDAFSGRLSSWKQFNCCQWEGVLCDHQSGHVVSLDLKNRNYPDVFLTGVIRPSLFNLKYLQYLDLSGNQFTGTTISPQLAKLQRLTFLGLARAGFGGEIPKELGNITTLRHLDLSTMAAPKLESRRFAEWIRNLRSLEYLDMSLVNLSMASEDWGNALSGLSGLREIHLSECGLSGTIPFLLNLTQLSHLHLQLNSFPFPVPAWFQNVSSLVSLDLTSCFLKGSISSDFLHRSSMSNIQLSLNSYLGGVIPHSFANFSTLKTLALAWNNFTGDLPPFGSASGIVFPLWRIDLSHNNLKGGIPSSFGRLSSLQHLDLSYNQLHGLIPLFWDQLSALSELYLENNQLFGTFPHTISKLVRLEKLFLSSNNLNGSISDSLLENLANLKELDFSGNQFAVDISLSWIPQLAQLEYLGLRSCNLQGEIPGFLSTQYSLQNVDLSENHIVGNIPTWLWDLPDLIVLNLSHNQLEGSLPPVISMFNPSIDLHNNSLHGSIPDFTPYYLDMSENRFNGSIPRSICSGYSMIIFLDLSKNGLTDLIPTDLGKCISLIVLNLAQNSLQGEIPEVLGNLAGLQALNLGQNKLQGNIPSSIANCADLQVFDIGNNRFQGNIPVWIGELSELRILSLAFNEFQRSFPPELLTLPNLQILDLSHNNLSGSVPQSLRKLTAMADQSQIDEIEMIQVQQYTYGFGPMLRITFMNQVTVWIKGRETLYSKIISAFKLMDLSYNRLSGNIPHELGDLKGLIALNISSNSLRGKIPESLGGMAHLESLDLSQNMLSGIIPGELVSLTFLSVLNLSYNNLSGLIPQGKQFATFEAASYLGNPNLHGPPLENKTVGSVSGGRGSQLQSNSTGVRGTDTDTDELDRWWAVAVGLCFGVGFASVIAVLCFHLKWSYRCFALLDSFILYLFEH, encoded by the coding sequence ATGGCTACCGTTTCATTCTGTATAAAGATGATGATAATGTTCCACTTACATTTCTCGGTTGTTAACGCTTGCCGAAATGATGAAAGAAGTTACCTTCTCGACTTTAAAGGCGGCCTCGATGCTTTCTCTGGCCGATTAAGCTCGTGGAAGCAATTCAACTGTTGCCAATGGGAGGGTGTTCTGTGTGACCATCAATCTGGCCATGTTGTTTCCCTCGACCTCAAAAACCGTAATTATCCAGACGTTTTTTTGACTGGGGTGATTCGTCCGTCCCTGTTTAACTTGAAATATTTACAATATTTGGATTTGAGTGGAAATCAGTTCACTGGTACTACCATATCCCCTCAGTTAGCAAAGCTCCAGAGGCTTACTTTCCTTGGCTTGGCACGTGCTGGATTTGGAGGTGAGATCCCTAAGGAGCTGGGAAATATTACAACTTTGCGCCATCTGGATCTGTCAACAATGGCAGCACCTAAACTGGAGAGTCGGAGATTTGCAGAATGGATAAGAAATCTGAGAAGCTTGGAATACTTGGATATGAGCTTGGTGAATCTGTCAATGGCATCGGAGGATTGGGGTAACGCGCTTAGCGGCCTTTCTGGTCTCAGGGAGATTCACCTCTCTGAATGTGGACTTTCAGGTACAATACCTTTTCTCCTAAACCTCACTCAGTTGTCGCATCTCCATCTTCAACTGAATTCATTTCCATTCCCAGTGCCAGCTTGGTTTCAGAATGTCTCGTCTTTGGTTTCTCTTGATCTCACTTCTTGTTTTCTCAAGGGTTCCATCTCTTCAGATTTCTTGCACCGTTCAAGCATGAGCAATATTCAGTTGTCACTTAACAGCTATCTTGGAGGAGTAATTCCTCACTCCTTCGCAAATTTTTCAACGCTTAAGACATTGGCTCTCGCATGGAATAATTTCACAGGGGATTTACCCCCTTTTGGATCAGCATCTGGAATTGTGTTTCCTCTTTGGAGGATTGATCTTTCACATAACAATTTGAAGGGCGGTATACCGTCATCCTTTGGTAGGCTTTCTTCCCTTCAACATCTAGACCTCAGTTACAACCAACTGCATGGTCTTATCCCTCTATTTTGGGATCAGTTGTCTGCACTATCTGAACTATATCTAGAGAATAATCAGTTGTTTGGAACAtttccacacaccatttcaaagCTTGTCCGACTAGAAAAGTTGTTTCTCAGCTCCAACAATTTAAACGGCAGCATTTCTGATTCCTTGTTGGAAAATCTGGCTAACCTCAAAGaattggacttttctggaaaccaATTTGCAGTTGATATCTCTTTGAGTTGGATTCCGCAGCTTGCCCAACTGGAGTACCTGGGGTTAAGGTCTTGTAATCTTCAAGGGGAGATTCCTGGTTTCTTGTCTACTCAATATTCGTTACAAAATGTGGACCTGTCAGAAAACCACATTGTGGGAAATATTCCTACTTGGTTGTGGGATCTTCCTGATCTTATAGTGCTCAATCTTTCACATAATCAACTGGAAGGTTCTTTGCCCCCTGTTATTTCCATGTTCAATCCAAGTATAGACCTGCATAACAATAGTTTACATGGCTCTATTCCAGATTTTACTCCATATTATTTAGACATGTCAGAAAACAGGTTCAACGGTTCTATTCCACGTTCTATATGCTCGGGATATTCAATGATTATATTTTTAGATCTGTCAAAGAATGGGCTAACTGATCTAATTCCTACAGATCTGGGAAAATGTATTTCGCTGATAGTCTTGAATTTGGCTCAAAATAGTTTGCAAGGTGAGATACCGGAAGTGCTAGGAAATCTGGCTGGACTCCAGGCACTAAATCTCGGTCAAAACAAATTGCAAGGTAATATTCCTTCTTCAATAGCAAATTGTGCAGATCTTCAAGTATTTGACATAGGAAATAACAGATTCCAAGGGAACATCCCGGTTTGGATTGGAGAACTGTCAGAGTTGCGAATTCTCAGCTTGGCTTTTAATGAGTTTCAACGCAGTTTTCCGCCAGAGTTGCTTACTCTACCGAATCTTCAGATTCTGGATTTATCTCATAACAATTTATCAGGATCTGTTCCTCAGAGTTTGAGAAAGTTGACTGCTATGGCGGATCAATCGCAAATTGACGAAATAGAGATGATCCAGGTTCAGCAATATACATATGGTTTTGGTCCCATGCTTCGAATAACGTTCATGAATCAAGTAACAGTTTGGATTAAGGGACGAGAAACCCTATACTCTAAGATTATCAGCGCCTTCAAACTAATGGATCTTTCCTACAACAGGCTATCAGGCAATATTCCTCACGAGTTAGGAGACCTTAAGGGTTTAATTGCTCTGAACATTTCAAGCAACAGTCTGAGAGGCAAAATTCCTGAATCCTTGGGAGGTATGGCTCATCTGGAATCTTTGGATCTCTCACAAAACATGCTATCAGGAATCATTCCAGGAGAACTTGTAAGTCTCACATTCCTTTCCGTTTTAAATCTTTCATACAACAACCTTTCTGGATTAATACCGCAGGGCAAGCAATTTGCAACATTTGAGGCTGCTTCTTATTTGGGGAATCCGAATCTTCACGGGCCTCCCTTGGAAAACAAAACAGTGGGATCTGTTTCTGGTGGAAGAGGTAGCCAATTACAATCGAATAGCACAGGAGTTAGAGGCACAGACACAGATACAGATGAATTGGATCGATGGTGGGCAGTTGCAGTGGGGTTATGTTTTGGGGTAGGATTTGCCAGCGTAATTGCAGTCTTGTGCTTTCACCTAAAATGGAGCTACAGATGTTTTGCTTTGCTGGATAGTTTTATCCTATACCTTTTTGAACATTGA